In a single window of the Aminomonas paucivorans DSM 12260 genome:
- a CDS encoding iron-containing alcohol dehydrogenase family protein: MKITRFVPSVLFGENAFDDLNAWIDKLYPNPQQYTVFVVDAVHRTTGLLQRLRPAPQDLVLEFDAPSHEPKTSDVDALRDRIVAEKGSELPRVVVGIGGGSSMDVAKAISVMLTNPGSSADYQGWDLVKHRGVPKIAVPTLSGTGAEATRTAVLTGPVKKLGINSDYSMYDHALLDPKLIETVPEEQEFFTGMDNYIHCVEASHGSAMNALGRPFALAAKASVENFFLKEKNYADFMVGSYFGGSSIANSSVGVCHALSYGIAFILGYRHGLANCIVFNQLEEFYGEDVRTFKAMVERHRVQLPKRVTKDVTPEQFEKMIALTYMLERDLVSTFGPEFKKALPPEKILELYGKM; this comes from the coding sequence ATGAAGATCACTCGGTTCGTCCCCTCGGTCCTGTTCGGCGAGAACGCCTTCGACGACCTGAACGCCTGGATCGACAAGCTCTACCCGAATCCCCAACAGTACACCGTGTTCGTGGTGGATGCGGTGCATCGGACCACGGGGCTGCTCCAGCGGTTGCGCCCCGCCCCCCAGGACCTGGTGCTGGAGTTCGACGCCCCCTCCCACGAGCCCAAGACCTCCGACGTGGATGCCCTCCGGGATCGGATCGTCGCGGAGAAGGGGAGCGAGCTTCCCCGGGTGGTGGTGGGCATCGGCGGGGGATCCTCCATGGACGTGGCCAAGGCCATCTCCGTCATGCTGACCAACCCGGGGTCCTCCGCGGATTACCAGGGGTGGGACCTGGTGAAGCACCGGGGGGTGCCGAAGATCGCCGTCCCCACCCTATCCGGCACCGGGGCGGAGGCCACGCGCACCGCGGTCCTGACGGGGCCGGTGAAGAAGCTGGGCATCAACAGCGACTACAGCATGTACGACCACGCCCTCCTGGATCCGAAGCTCATCGAGACGGTGCCGGAGGAACAGGAGTTCTTCACGGGGATGGACAACTACATCCACTGCGTGGAGGCCTCCCACGGCAGCGCCATGAACGCCCTGGGGCGTCCCTTCGCCCTGGCGGCCAAGGCATCGGTGGAGAACTTCTTTCTCAAGGAGAAGAACTACGCCGACTTCATGGTGGGGTCCTACTTCGGGGGAAGCTCCATCGCCAACTCCTCCGTGGGGGTCTGCCACGCCCTCTCCTACGGGATCGCCTTCATCCTGGGGTATCGCCACGGCCTGGCCAACTGCATCGTCTTCAACCAGCTCGAGGAGTTCTACGGCGAAGACGTGCGGACCTTCAAGGCCATGGTGGAGCGGCACCGGGTCCAGCTCCCCAAGAGGGTCACGAAGGACGTGACGCCGGAGCAGTTCGAGAAGATGATTGCCCTGACCTACATGCTGGAGCGAGACCTGGTCAGCACCTTCGGCCCGGAGTTCAAGAAGGCCCTGCCCCCGGAGAAGATCCTGGAGCTTTACGGGAAGATGTAG
- a CDS encoding MATE family efflux transporter → MIQDTAFLGQERIGPLLFRLSLPGVVGMLVHASYNVVDTLFIGWGVGALGLAGSAVAFPILMVVTALTAWGGVGASSLISRSLGEGNPGRAEGALGNLVALSLLLGPATLILGLGTLDPLLRLLKTAPEVQPYAEEYTRILFYGTPLLFTGVGLNYSLRAEGKARLAMTSMLVSAAVNLILDPLFLFVFRWGIAGAAWATVIAQGTVVVWLGYVYLTGRTALRIRPGHLRLRGDLLREILAVGLSEGARLGANGLMIGLAVRALGVYGSSTAVAAYGIISRVLTLLFMPLIGLAQGLQPVLGFNYGAGLYRRARKATLISAQGATLFSGLVWLILLAAPGPILRLFSSEPGLLALGEPMMRTMTLGFFCVGFQTVGAATFQALGKARPALLLSLARQVLLLIPLLVLLPPFFGLLGVWISFPLADLFSTLLTGAFFLSEMRFLKGRETALPSTP, encoded by the coding sequence TTGATCCAGGACACCGCATTTCTGGGACAGGAACGCATCGGTCCGCTCCTGTTCCGCCTCTCCCTGCCCGGCGTGGTGGGGATGCTGGTCCACGCGTCCTACAACGTGGTGGACACCCTGTTCATCGGATGGGGGGTGGGGGCCCTGGGGCTCGCCGGATCCGCCGTGGCCTTTCCCATCCTGATGGTGGTCACGGCCCTCACCGCCTGGGGAGGCGTGGGCGCCTCGTCCCTCATCTCCCGCTCCCTGGGGGAGGGAAACCCGGGGCGGGCGGAGGGGGCACTGGGAAACCTGGTCGCCCTCTCCCTGCTCCTCGGCCCGGCCACCCTGATCCTGGGACTCGGGACCCTGGATCCCCTTCTCCGGCTGCTGAAGACCGCCCCGGAAGTACAGCCCTACGCGGAGGAGTACACCCGGATCCTCTTCTACGGCACGCCCCTGCTCTTCACCGGAGTGGGGCTGAACTACTCCCTCCGAGCGGAGGGAAAGGCCCGCCTGGCCATGACCAGCATGCTGGTCTCGGCGGCGGTGAACCTGATCCTGGATCCCCTGTTCCTCTTCGTCTTCCGTTGGGGCATCGCCGGGGCCGCCTGGGCCACCGTCATCGCCCAGGGGACGGTGGTGGTCTGGCTGGGCTACGTCTACCTGACGGGGCGCACGGCCCTCCGCATCCGGCCGGGGCATCTCCGGCTCCGGGGGGATTTGCTGCGGGAGATTCTGGCTGTGGGCCTCTCCGAGGGAGCGCGGCTGGGGGCCAACGGCCTGATGATCGGCCTTGCGGTGCGAGCCCTGGGGGTCTACGGATCCTCCACGGCGGTGGCGGCCTACGGCATCATCAGCCGGGTCCTCACCCTCCTCTTCATGCCCCTCATCGGCCTGGCCCAGGGGCTCCAGCCCGTCCTGGGGTTCAACTACGGCGCGGGGCTCTACCGACGAGCCCGCAAGGCCACCCTGATCTCTGCCCAGGGCGCCACCCTCTTCTCCGGGCTGGTCTGGCTGATCCTCCTGGCCGCTCCCGGGCCCATCCTGCGCCTCTTCTCCTCCGAGCCGGGGCTCCTCGCCCTGGGGGAACCCATGATGCGCACCATGACCCTGGGCTTCTTCTGCGTGGGCTTTCAGACCGTGGGGGCCGCCACGTTCCAGGCCCTGGGGAAGGCTCGCCCCGCCCTGCTCCTCTCCCTGGCCCGGCAGGTGCTGCTGCTCATCCCCCTGCTGGTCCTGCTGCCCCCGTTCTTCGGGCTCCTGGGGGTGTGGATCTCCTTCCCCCTGGCGGACCTCTTCTCCACCCTGCTCACCGGGGCCTTCTTCCTCTCGGAGATGCGGTTCCTGAAAGGGCGGGAAACCGCTCTCCCCTCCACCCCGTAG